DNA sequence from the Terriglobia bacterium genome:
ACGCTCTTCGTCCCCGGCCACGGGCAGCTTTGCGGACAGGAGGGCATCGCCAGCCTGCGCGAAGTCTTCGACGATATCTCCGCGCAAGCCGAGAAGATGTTCAAAGCCGGCGTCCCGGTGGCGGAAGCGCAGCAGCGCTATGTGGTGCCGGACAAGTTCAAAAACTTCCCGGTATTTGCCTGGGGCTTCACCATCGCGCCGGCCATCGCCAAGTTGTACGGAGAGTGGGGAAAGTAAAGGTGCGTCGTCCGGCTGGTCTCACGCGCCGGTTTTGATATTCGGGCGGTTGCTTTTCATCCCGCCCGGAGCGTCAACTCCGGCGCTGTTTCTTTTTGCCGGGCGAACGCCTGCAGCGCGAGCGCTTCGTCGTCGAAGACGTCGCACACGGTCATCAGAGCGTTCGGAAGAATCGCTCGGAAGAAAGAAGAACCATCCCCGCCCACCGCCGGCCCTCTCCCGCCTGTGCGCCAGCATGCACAACCCCAAATGCTATAGAATCCCCGCGAATCTTTCGTCCTGGCCCGCATGGCTGGTTGACATGAAGGAAGTGGAGGCATCATGAGCATTTTGCGCAAGACACAAAGGTTGATCGCGTTGCTGAGCGCGCTGGCATGTCTGCTGGTTGCTTCGGCCGCCATGGCCCAGCAAGGACCGTCAAGCCAAAACCAGAACCGCAACGCCGCTCAACTCTTCGCCGTATTGCCGGACGGCGCCACCGGTCCGGAAGGCCTGGCGGTTGGCCCGGACGGCAACGTCTACGTGGCCACTTTTGGCTTCAACCAGAATGGCGGCGTCACCGGGCTTGGCCAGTTGTACGTGTTCAATCGTGAAGGCCGGTTTCTGCGGCAGGTAAGCATCGCCGGCTCCAGCCCGCATCCGCTGGGGATCGCCTTTCATCCCCAGACCGGCGCCTTGCTGGTGGCCGACTTCGGCGGAGGCCAGGTCCTCAGCGTTGACCCGCGCACCGGAGCGTCAAAAGTTTTTATGACCGTCACCGGAAGCTCCGGGCTGAACGCAATCACCTTTGATCAGGCTGGCAACGTTTATGTTTCCGATTCCTTCCAGGGGATCATCTGGAAGACCGGTTCCGCCGGAGGTCCCGGCACGGCGTGGGTGACCGATGCTTTGCTTACCACCTCGGGTATCCCGCCCTTCGGCGCCAACGGCATGGAGTTCAACCACGCAGGCAACACGCTGTTTGTGGCCAACACCGGCAATGACACCGTGGTACAGATTCCGGTCACCAACGGCGCCCCCGGCAAACCTGCGGTGTTTGTGAACAGCATCAACGGAGCGGACGGCCTGGCCATTGATGCCCATGACAATCTCTGGGTCGCCGCCAACCAGGGCGACGAAATTGACGTGGTCAGCCCCAGCGGAAAACTCCTGGCCAAACTCGGCGACTTTGAAGGCGTGGACGGCAACGGCCTGCCCCATGGACTGCTGTTTCCGGCTAGCTTGTCGTTCAGCAACGACGGCAAGTTTTTGTACATCACCAACCTGGCGCTGGATTTGCGCGTGTTCGGCCTGACGCAGGCGGTTGATTCGCAGTGGTGCGCCCAGGTCCGGCACTTCACCGTGTCGCGCATGCGCGCGCGCTTCAACGCGCTGGGACAAGGAGATAACGACGGCCACAAGTAAGCTGAAAGGATCGGAATATCT
Encoded proteins:
- a CDS encoding NHL repeat-containing protein, with translation MAQQGPSSQNQNRNAAQLFAVLPDGATGPEGLAVGPDGNVYVATFGFNQNGGVTGLGQLYVFNREGRFLRQVSIAGSSPHPLGIAFHPQTGALLVADFGGGQVLSVDPRTGASKVFMTVTGSSGLNAITFDQAGNVYVSDSFQGIIWKTGSAGGPGTAWVTDALLTTSGIPPFGANGMEFNHAGNTLFVANTGNDTVVQIPVTNGAPGKPAVFVNSINGADGLAIDAHDNLWVAANQGDEIDVVSPSGKLLAKLGDFEGVDGNGLPHGLLFPASLSFSNDGKFLYITNLALDLRVFGLTQAVDSQWCAQVRHFTVSRMRARFNALGQGDNDGHK